A window from Rhinolophus sinicus isolate RSC01 linkage group LG01, ASM3656204v1, whole genome shotgun sequence encodes these proteins:
- the TTLL4 gene encoding tubulin monoglutamylase TTLL4 isoform X1, whose product MASAGTEHYSIGLRQGNGFKQTGPVGPAPALPPEKRCEGQVWPQAHQQVKPIWKLEKKHVGTLSAELGPGLLGPPQPAYFFCPSTLCSPGPTAVLASHSNSCYLHSLPDLVSHTLLYRRSNCRDKTYQQLESFCLRSSPLERRSFSLPQKSFPVRLTANQATSLPVSPMAQPTASSSTDPYFSLGAAGEIPSGNSLASAISGKSPSPLSSSSSSYKPTLNNNSFMRPNSTKVPLSQATEGLKPLSSPRIHLASWHHSGGTGDCALQPIEHKVPKSNGTVLEDTLARSTLASPSSLDTSATSVASPQSNQSNLATRAKPHPFGLDGDSASQALSREVRFTEAVRKLTARGFEPPRQGCQFDQSCFMNPSLQWDLNRNRRWKPPAVDLPFPQEDAGADGRTLPGASDALELDSTVFCTKRISVHLLASHANGLSHSPACGSAADSPPLGEDKIPVLPSPPQPCGLADVATRLSSIHLGQLGKEGPKEARELDSSSRDIGSAADLQPDQAEAEDEEEELGDGLEDCCSHDENEEEEGDSECSSPSAVSPNGSIAVISRSCMEILTKPLSSEKVVRPALIYSLFPNVPPTIYFSTRDERVEKLPWEQRKLLRWKMSAVTPNIVKQTIGRSHFKISKRNDDWLGCWGHHMKSPGFRSIREHQKLNHFPGSFQIGRKDRLWRNLSRMQSRFGKKEFSFFPQSFILPQDAKLLRKAWESSRRQKWIVKPPASARGIGIQVIHKWSQLPKRRPLLVQRYLHKPYLISGSKFDLRIYVYVTSYDPLRIYLFSDGLVRFASCKYSPSMKSLGNKFMHLTNYSVNKKNAEYQPNADETACQGHKWALKALWNYLIQKGVNSDAIWEKIKDVVVKTIISSEPYVTSLLKMYVRRPYSCHELFGFDIMLDENLKPWVLEVNISPSLHSNSPLDISIKGQMIRDLLNLAGFVLPNAEDIVSSSSSSSSSTTSLPISPRDKCQMAPEHFTAQKMKKAYYLSQKTPDQDFYASVLDVLTPDDVRVLVEMEDEFSRRGQFERIFPSRISSRYLRFFEQPRYFNILTTQWEQKYHGNKLKGVDLLRSWCYKGFHTGAISDSAPLWSLPTSLLTGSKGDTTLSACSKSETGKLGKHSSSEGIMPLPNDGTTPKPKKTQADLSSFLRNPISSKDSEDTSKEPSLSTHKYSGQTLTLSASPTSQSTSDSLLAAVSP is encoded by the exons ATGGCCTCAGCGGGGACGGAGCACTACAGCATTGGCCTCCGCCAGGGCAACGGCTTTAAGCAGACGGGTCCCGTGGGCCCCGCACCTGCCCTGCCACCTGAGAAACGCTGTGAGGGCCAAGTCTGGCCTCAGGCTCATCAGCAGGTGAAGCCGATCTGGAAGCTGGAGAAGAAGCACGTGGGGACACTTTCGGCAGAATTGGGCCCAGGCCTCTTGGGCCCACCCCAACCAGCATATTTCTTTTGCCCCAGCACTTTATGTAGCCCTGGGCCCACAGCTGTCCTTGCAAGCCACAGCAACTCCTGTTACCTGCACTCTCTCCCGGACCTGGTCAGCCACACCCTGCTGTACCGCCGCTCCAACTGTAGGGACAAAACATACCAGCAACTGGAATCTTTCTGTTTGCGTTCAAGCCCGTTAGAAAGAAgatctttttctctccctcaaaAGAGCTTCCCTGTCAGACTCACTGCCAATCAGGCCACGTCTCTCCCGGTCTCCCCCATGGCCCAGCCCACGGCGTCCTCATCCACTGATCCGTACTTCTCACTGGGAGCAGCCGGGGAAATCCCTTCAGGGAATAGCCTGGCCTCTGCCATCTCAGGGAAGAGCCCATCtccactctcctcctcctcctcctcctacaaGCCCACGCTAAATAACAACTCCTTCATGCGGCCAAATAGCACTAAAGTGCCTTTATCACAGGCCACAGAGGGCCTGAAGCCACTGTCCTCACCCAGGATCCACCTTGCCTCCTGGCATCATTCAGGGGGCACTGGAGACTGTGCACTCCAGCCCATTGAACACAAGGTCCCCAAGAGCAATGGCACCGTCCTAGAGGACACCCTTGCCCGTAGCACCCTGGCTTCCCCCAGCTCCTTAGACACTTCCGCCACCAGTGTTGCCTCTCCCCAGTCTAACCAGAGTAACTTAGCCACGAGGGCAAAGCCACATCCCTTTGGCCTGGATGGCGACTCTGCTTCCCAGGCTCTGAGCAGGGAGGTTCGGTTCACTGAGGCTGTGAGGAAGTTGACTGCACGAGGCTTTGAGCCGCCGAGgcaaggctgccagtttgatcaGTCTTGTTTCATGAACCCCAGCTTGCAGTGGGATCTCAACAGGAACAGGCGGTGGAAACCTCCTGCGGTAGACCTGCCATTCCCGCAGGAGGATGCTGGCGCAGACGGTAGGACGCTCCCCGGAGCTTCGGATGCCTTGGAGTTGGATAGCACCGTCTTCTGCACCAAGCGCATCAGCGTTCACCTCCTTGCCTCACACGCCAACGGGCTCAGCCACAGCCCTGCCTGTGGGTCTGCGGCTGACTCCCCACCACTTGGAGAAGACAAAATTCCAGTTCTGCCTtctccccctcagccctgtggcttAGCCGACGTGGCCACCCGCCTCTCTTCCATCCATCTGGGCCAGCTTGGGAAGGAGGGGCCTAAAGAAGCCAGAGAGCTGGACTCATCTTCTAGGGATATTGG CTCAGCTGCTGACCTCCAGCCAGACCAGGCTGAGGctgaagatgaagaagaagagcTGGGAGATGGTTTGGAGGACTGCTGCAGCCATGACgagaatgaggaggaggaag GAGACTCCGAGTGCTCCTCCCCCAGTGCCGTCTCCCCCAATGGGTCCATAGCGGTCATCTCTCG GAGCTGCATGGAGATTCTGACCAAACCTCTTTCCAGTGAGAAAGTTGTCCGACCAGCCCTCATCTATAGTCTCTTTCCCAACGTGCCCCCTACCATCTATTTTAGCACTCGGGATGAGAGAG TGGAGAAACTTCCCTGGGAACAGAGGAAGCTGCTCCGGTGGAAGATGAGCGCAGTGACCCCCAACATTGTCAAGCAGACCATTGGACGGTCCCACTTCAAAATCAGCAAGA GAAATGATGACTGGCTGGGCTGCTGGGGTCACCACATGAAGTCTCCTGGTTTCCGATCCATTCGGGAACATCAGAAG CTAAACCACTTCCCAGGTTCGTTCCAGATTGGGCGAAAGGACCGACTATGGCGGAACCTGTCCCGCATGCAGAGCCGCTTTGGCAAGAAGGAGTTCAGTTTCTTCCCCCAGTCCTTCATCCTGCCCCAGGACGCCAAGCTCCTGCGCAAAGCCTGGGAGAGCAGCCGCCGCCAAAAGTGGATTGTTAAACCA CCAGCATCAGCTCGCGGCATTGGCATCCAGGTCATTCACAAGTGGAGTCAGCTCCCCAAGCGAAGGCCCCTTCTGGTACAGAG GTATCTACACAAACCCTACCTCATCAGTGGCAGCAAGTTTGATCTGCGAATCTATGTTTACGTCACCTCCTATGATCCTCTACGGATTTACCTCTTTTCCGATGGACTTGTCCGCTTTGCCAGTTGCAA GTATTCCCCTTCCATGAAGAGCCTTGGCAACAAGTTCATGCACCTGACAAACTACAGTGTCAATAAAAAGAACGCTGAGTACCAGCCCAATGCAGATGAAACGGCCTGCCAGGGCCACAAATG GGCACTGAAGGCTTTATGGAACTACCTGATCCAGAAGGGAGTCAATAGTGATGCCATCTGGGAGAAGATAAAGGATGTGGTTGTCAAAACCATCATCTC GTCAGAACCATATGTGACCAGCCTGCTGAAGATGTACGTGCGGCGACCTTACAGCTGCCATGAGCTCTTCGGTTTCGACATCATGCTGGACGAGAACCTCAAGCCCTGGGTCCTGGAAGTGAACATCTCCCCGAG CCTCCATTCCAACTCTCCTCTGGACATCAGCATCAAAGGCCAGATGATCCGTGACCTTCTGAACCTGGCAGGCTTTGTTCTGCCCAACGCAGAGGACATCGTTTCCAGCTCCAGCAGCTCCAGCAGCTCCACCACCAG CCTGCCCATCTCCCCCAGAGACAAATGTCAAATGGCCCCAGAGCACTTCACTGCACAGAAGATGAAGAAAGCCTATTACCTGTCCCAGAAAACTCCTGATCAG GACTTCTACGCGTCAGTGCTGGATGTCCTGACACCAGATGACGTTCGGGTTCTGGTCGAGATGGAAGATGAGTTTTCTCGCCGGGGTCAATTTGAACGAATTTTTCCTTCTCGAATTTCTTCTCGCTATCTCCGCTTTTTTGAGCAGCCACGATATTTCAACATTCTCACCACCCAATGGGAACAGAAGTACCATGGCAACAAGCTCAAAG GAGTAGATCTGCTTCGGAGTTGGTGCTACAAAGGGTTCCACACAGGAGCCATCTCTGATTCTGCTCCACTG TGGTCTCTCCCAACGTCACTTCTGACTGGCTCAAAGGGTGACACGACGCTCAGTGCTTGCTCCAAATCAGAGACTGGCAAGCTGGG AAAACACAGCTCCTCTGAGGGAATAATGCCACTCCCCAATGATGGGACCACACCCAAGCCCAAGAAGACTCAAGCtgacctttcctctttcctcaggaATCCCATTTCTTCAAAGGACAGTGAGGACACCAGCAAAGAGCCCAGCCTCTCCACCCACAAGTACTCTGGGCAGACTTTGACACTGTctgcttcccccacctcccaatcAACCAGTGACTCCCTCCTGGCTGCTGTGAGCCCATGA
- the TTLL4 gene encoding tubulin monoglutamylase TTLL4 isoform X3, producing MASAGTEHYSIGLRQGNGFKQTGPVGPAPALPPEKRCEGQVWPQAHQQVKPIWKLEKKHVGTLSAELGPGLLGPPQPAYFFCPSTLCSPGPTAVLASHSNSCYLHSLPDLVSHTLLYRRSNCRDKTYQQLESFCLRSSPLERRSFSLPQKSFPVRLTANQATSLPVSPMAQPTASSSTDPYFSLGAAGEIPSGNSLASAISGKSPSPLSSSSSSYKPTLNNNSFMRPNSTKVPLSQATEGLKPLSSPRIHLASWHHSGGTGDCALQPIEHKVPKSNGTVLEDTLARSTLASPSSLDTSATSVASPQSNQSNLATRAKPHPFGLDGDSASQALSREVRFTEAVRKLTARGFEPPRQGCQFDQSCFMNPSLQWDLNRNRRWKPPAVDLPFPQEDAGADGRTLPGASDALELDSTVFCTKRISVHLLASHANGLSHSPACGSAADSPPLGEDKIPVLPSPPQPCGLADVATRLSSIHLGQLGKEGPKEARELDSSSRDIGSAADLQPDQAEAEDEEEELGDGLEDCCSHDENEEEEGDSECSSPSAVSPNGSIAVISRSCMEILTKPLSSEKVVRPALIYSLFPNVPPTIYFSTRDERVEKLPWEQRKLLRWKMSAVTPNIVKQTIGRSHFKISKRNDDWLGCWGHHMKSPGFRSIREHQKLNHFPGSFQIGRKDRLWRNLSRMQSRFGKKEFSFFPQSFILPQDAKLLRKAWESSRRQKWIVKPPASARGIGIQVIHKWSQLPKRRPLLVQRYLHKPYLISGSKFDLRIYVYVTSYDPLRIYLFSDGLVRFASCKYSPSMKSLGNKFMHLTNYSVNKKNAEYQPNADETACQGHKWALKALWNYLIQKGVNSDAIWEKIKDVVVKTIISSEPYVTSLLKMYVRRPYSCHELFGFDIMLDENLKPWVLEVNISPSLHSNSPLDISIKGQMIRDLLNLAGFVLPNAEDIVSSSSSSSSSTTRTSTRQCWMS from the exons ATGGCCTCAGCGGGGACGGAGCACTACAGCATTGGCCTCCGCCAGGGCAACGGCTTTAAGCAGACGGGTCCCGTGGGCCCCGCACCTGCCCTGCCACCTGAGAAACGCTGTGAGGGCCAAGTCTGGCCTCAGGCTCATCAGCAGGTGAAGCCGATCTGGAAGCTGGAGAAGAAGCACGTGGGGACACTTTCGGCAGAATTGGGCCCAGGCCTCTTGGGCCCACCCCAACCAGCATATTTCTTTTGCCCCAGCACTTTATGTAGCCCTGGGCCCACAGCTGTCCTTGCAAGCCACAGCAACTCCTGTTACCTGCACTCTCTCCCGGACCTGGTCAGCCACACCCTGCTGTACCGCCGCTCCAACTGTAGGGACAAAACATACCAGCAACTGGAATCTTTCTGTTTGCGTTCAAGCCCGTTAGAAAGAAgatctttttctctccctcaaaAGAGCTTCCCTGTCAGACTCACTGCCAATCAGGCCACGTCTCTCCCGGTCTCCCCCATGGCCCAGCCCACGGCGTCCTCATCCACTGATCCGTACTTCTCACTGGGAGCAGCCGGGGAAATCCCTTCAGGGAATAGCCTGGCCTCTGCCATCTCAGGGAAGAGCCCATCtccactctcctcctcctcctcctcctacaaGCCCACGCTAAATAACAACTCCTTCATGCGGCCAAATAGCACTAAAGTGCCTTTATCACAGGCCACAGAGGGCCTGAAGCCACTGTCCTCACCCAGGATCCACCTTGCCTCCTGGCATCATTCAGGGGGCACTGGAGACTGTGCACTCCAGCCCATTGAACACAAGGTCCCCAAGAGCAATGGCACCGTCCTAGAGGACACCCTTGCCCGTAGCACCCTGGCTTCCCCCAGCTCCTTAGACACTTCCGCCACCAGTGTTGCCTCTCCCCAGTCTAACCAGAGTAACTTAGCCACGAGGGCAAAGCCACATCCCTTTGGCCTGGATGGCGACTCTGCTTCCCAGGCTCTGAGCAGGGAGGTTCGGTTCACTGAGGCTGTGAGGAAGTTGACTGCACGAGGCTTTGAGCCGCCGAGgcaaggctgccagtttgatcaGTCTTGTTTCATGAACCCCAGCTTGCAGTGGGATCTCAACAGGAACAGGCGGTGGAAACCTCCTGCGGTAGACCTGCCATTCCCGCAGGAGGATGCTGGCGCAGACGGTAGGACGCTCCCCGGAGCTTCGGATGCCTTGGAGTTGGATAGCACCGTCTTCTGCACCAAGCGCATCAGCGTTCACCTCCTTGCCTCACACGCCAACGGGCTCAGCCACAGCCCTGCCTGTGGGTCTGCGGCTGACTCCCCACCACTTGGAGAAGACAAAATTCCAGTTCTGCCTtctccccctcagccctgtggcttAGCCGACGTGGCCACCCGCCTCTCTTCCATCCATCTGGGCCAGCTTGGGAAGGAGGGGCCTAAAGAAGCCAGAGAGCTGGACTCATCTTCTAGGGATATTGG CTCAGCTGCTGACCTCCAGCCAGACCAGGCTGAGGctgaagatgaagaagaagagcTGGGAGATGGTTTGGAGGACTGCTGCAGCCATGACgagaatgaggaggaggaag GAGACTCCGAGTGCTCCTCCCCCAGTGCCGTCTCCCCCAATGGGTCCATAGCGGTCATCTCTCG GAGCTGCATGGAGATTCTGACCAAACCTCTTTCCAGTGAGAAAGTTGTCCGACCAGCCCTCATCTATAGTCTCTTTCCCAACGTGCCCCCTACCATCTATTTTAGCACTCGGGATGAGAGAG TGGAGAAACTTCCCTGGGAACAGAGGAAGCTGCTCCGGTGGAAGATGAGCGCAGTGACCCCCAACATTGTCAAGCAGACCATTGGACGGTCCCACTTCAAAATCAGCAAGA GAAATGATGACTGGCTGGGCTGCTGGGGTCACCACATGAAGTCTCCTGGTTTCCGATCCATTCGGGAACATCAGAAG CTAAACCACTTCCCAGGTTCGTTCCAGATTGGGCGAAAGGACCGACTATGGCGGAACCTGTCCCGCATGCAGAGCCGCTTTGGCAAGAAGGAGTTCAGTTTCTTCCCCCAGTCCTTCATCCTGCCCCAGGACGCCAAGCTCCTGCGCAAAGCCTGGGAGAGCAGCCGCCGCCAAAAGTGGATTGTTAAACCA CCAGCATCAGCTCGCGGCATTGGCATCCAGGTCATTCACAAGTGGAGTCAGCTCCCCAAGCGAAGGCCCCTTCTGGTACAGAG GTATCTACACAAACCCTACCTCATCAGTGGCAGCAAGTTTGATCTGCGAATCTATGTTTACGTCACCTCCTATGATCCTCTACGGATTTACCTCTTTTCCGATGGACTTGTCCGCTTTGCCAGTTGCAA GTATTCCCCTTCCATGAAGAGCCTTGGCAACAAGTTCATGCACCTGACAAACTACAGTGTCAATAAAAAGAACGCTGAGTACCAGCCCAATGCAGATGAAACGGCCTGCCAGGGCCACAAATG GGCACTGAAGGCTTTATGGAACTACCTGATCCAGAAGGGAGTCAATAGTGATGCCATCTGGGAGAAGATAAAGGATGTGGTTGTCAAAACCATCATCTC GTCAGAACCATATGTGACCAGCCTGCTGAAGATGTACGTGCGGCGACCTTACAGCTGCCATGAGCTCTTCGGTTTCGACATCATGCTGGACGAGAACCTCAAGCCCTGGGTCCTGGAAGTGAACATCTCCCCGAG CCTCCATTCCAACTCTCCTCTGGACATCAGCATCAAAGGCCAGATGATCCGTGACCTTCTGAACCTGGCAGGCTTTGTTCTGCCCAACGCAGAGGACATCGTTTCCAGCTCCAGCAGCTCCAGCAGCTCCACCACCAG GACTTCTACGCGTCAGTGCTGGATGTCCTGA
- the TTLL4 gene encoding tubulin monoglutamylase TTLL4 isoform X2, translating to MASAGTEHYSIGLRQGNGFKQTGPVGPAPALPPEKRCEGQVWPQAHQQVKPIWKLEKKHVGTLSAELGPGLLGPPQPAYFFCPSTLCSPGPTAVLASHSNSCYLHSLPDLVSHTLLYRRSNCRDKTYQQLESFCLRSSPLERRSFSLPQKSFPVRLTANQATSLPVSPMAQPTASSSTDPYFSLGAAGEIPSGNSLASAISGKSPSPLSSSSSSYKPTLNNNSFMRPNSTKVPLSQATEGLKPLSSPRIHLASWHHSGGTGDCALQPIEHKVPKSNGTVLEDTLARSTLASPSSLDTSATSVASPQSNQSNLATRAKPHPFGLDGDSASQALSREVRFTEAVRKLTARGFEPPRQGCQFDQSCFMNPSLQWDLNRNRRWKPPAVDLPFPQEDAGADGRTLPGASDALELDSTVFCTKRISVHLLASHANGLSHSPACGSAADSPPLGEDKIPVLPSPPQPCGLADVATRLSSIHLGQLGKEGPKEARELDSSSRDIGSAADLQPDQAEAEDEEEELGDGLEDCCSHDENEEEEGDSECSSPSAVSPNGSIAVISRSCMEILTKPLSSEKVVRPALIYSLFPNVPPTIYFSTRDERVEKLPWEQRKLLRWKMSAVTPNIVKQTIGRSHFKISKRNDDWLGCWGHHMKSPGFRSIREHQKLNHFPGSFQIGRKDRLWRNLSRMQSRFGKKEFSFFPQSFILPQDAKLLRKAWESSRRQKWIVKPPASARGIGIQVIHKWSQLPKRRPLLVQRYLHKPYLISGSKFDLRIYVYVTSYDPLRIYLFSDGLVRFASCKYSPSMKSLGNKFMHLTNYSVNKKNAEYQPNADETACQGHKWALKALWNYLIQKGVNSDAIWEKIKDVVVKTIISSEPYVTSLLKMYVRRPYSCHELFGFDIMLDENLKPWVLEVNISPSLHSNSPLDISIKGQMIRDLLNLAGFVLPNAEDIVSSSSSSSSSTTSLPISPRDKCQMAPEHFTAQKMKKAYYLSQKTPDQDFYASVLDVLTPDDVRVLVEMEDEFSRRGQFERIFPSRISSRYLRFFEQPRYFNILTTQWEQKYHGNKLKGVDLLRSWCYKGFHTGAISDSAPLWSLPTSLLTGSKGDTTLSACSKSETGKLGNPISSKDSEDTSKEPSLSTHKYSGQTLTLSASPTSQSTSDSLLAAVSP from the exons ATGGCCTCAGCGGGGACGGAGCACTACAGCATTGGCCTCCGCCAGGGCAACGGCTTTAAGCAGACGGGTCCCGTGGGCCCCGCACCTGCCCTGCCACCTGAGAAACGCTGTGAGGGCCAAGTCTGGCCTCAGGCTCATCAGCAGGTGAAGCCGATCTGGAAGCTGGAGAAGAAGCACGTGGGGACACTTTCGGCAGAATTGGGCCCAGGCCTCTTGGGCCCACCCCAACCAGCATATTTCTTTTGCCCCAGCACTTTATGTAGCCCTGGGCCCACAGCTGTCCTTGCAAGCCACAGCAACTCCTGTTACCTGCACTCTCTCCCGGACCTGGTCAGCCACACCCTGCTGTACCGCCGCTCCAACTGTAGGGACAAAACATACCAGCAACTGGAATCTTTCTGTTTGCGTTCAAGCCCGTTAGAAAGAAgatctttttctctccctcaaaAGAGCTTCCCTGTCAGACTCACTGCCAATCAGGCCACGTCTCTCCCGGTCTCCCCCATGGCCCAGCCCACGGCGTCCTCATCCACTGATCCGTACTTCTCACTGGGAGCAGCCGGGGAAATCCCTTCAGGGAATAGCCTGGCCTCTGCCATCTCAGGGAAGAGCCCATCtccactctcctcctcctcctcctcctacaaGCCCACGCTAAATAACAACTCCTTCATGCGGCCAAATAGCACTAAAGTGCCTTTATCACAGGCCACAGAGGGCCTGAAGCCACTGTCCTCACCCAGGATCCACCTTGCCTCCTGGCATCATTCAGGGGGCACTGGAGACTGTGCACTCCAGCCCATTGAACACAAGGTCCCCAAGAGCAATGGCACCGTCCTAGAGGACACCCTTGCCCGTAGCACCCTGGCTTCCCCCAGCTCCTTAGACACTTCCGCCACCAGTGTTGCCTCTCCCCAGTCTAACCAGAGTAACTTAGCCACGAGGGCAAAGCCACATCCCTTTGGCCTGGATGGCGACTCTGCTTCCCAGGCTCTGAGCAGGGAGGTTCGGTTCACTGAGGCTGTGAGGAAGTTGACTGCACGAGGCTTTGAGCCGCCGAGgcaaggctgccagtttgatcaGTCTTGTTTCATGAACCCCAGCTTGCAGTGGGATCTCAACAGGAACAGGCGGTGGAAACCTCCTGCGGTAGACCTGCCATTCCCGCAGGAGGATGCTGGCGCAGACGGTAGGACGCTCCCCGGAGCTTCGGATGCCTTGGAGTTGGATAGCACCGTCTTCTGCACCAAGCGCATCAGCGTTCACCTCCTTGCCTCACACGCCAACGGGCTCAGCCACAGCCCTGCCTGTGGGTCTGCGGCTGACTCCCCACCACTTGGAGAAGACAAAATTCCAGTTCTGCCTtctccccctcagccctgtggcttAGCCGACGTGGCCACCCGCCTCTCTTCCATCCATCTGGGCCAGCTTGGGAAGGAGGGGCCTAAAGAAGCCAGAGAGCTGGACTCATCTTCTAGGGATATTGG CTCAGCTGCTGACCTCCAGCCAGACCAGGCTGAGGctgaagatgaagaagaagagcTGGGAGATGGTTTGGAGGACTGCTGCAGCCATGACgagaatgaggaggaggaag GAGACTCCGAGTGCTCCTCCCCCAGTGCCGTCTCCCCCAATGGGTCCATAGCGGTCATCTCTCG GAGCTGCATGGAGATTCTGACCAAACCTCTTTCCAGTGAGAAAGTTGTCCGACCAGCCCTCATCTATAGTCTCTTTCCCAACGTGCCCCCTACCATCTATTTTAGCACTCGGGATGAGAGAG TGGAGAAACTTCCCTGGGAACAGAGGAAGCTGCTCCGGTGGAAGATGAGCGCAGTGACCCCCAACATTGTCAAGCAGACCATTGGACGGTCCCACTTCAAAATCAGCAAGA GAAATGATGACTGGCTGGGCTGCTGGGGTCACCACATGAAGTCTCCTGGTTTCCGATCCATTCGGGAACATCAGAAG CTAAACCACTTCCCAGGTTCGTTCCAGATTGGGCGAAAGGACCGACTATGGCGGAACCTGTCCCGCATGCAGAGCCGCTTTGGCAAGAAGGAGTTCAGTTTCTTCCCCCAGTCCTTCATCCTGCCCCAGGACGCCAAGCTCCTGCGCAAAGCCTGGGAGAGCAGCCGCCGCCAAAAGTGGATTGTTAAACCA CCAGCATCAGCTCGCGGCATTGGCATCCAGGTCATTCACAAGTGGAGTCAGCTCCCCAAGCGAAGGCCCCTTCTGGTACAGAG GTATCTACACAAACCCTACCTCATCAGTGGCAGCAAGTTTGATCTGCGAATCTATGTTTACGTCACCTCCTATGATCCTCTACGGATTTACCTCTTTTCCGATGGACTTGTCCGCTTTGCCAGTTGCAA GTATTCCCCTTCCATGAAGAGCCTTGGCAACAAGTTCATGCACCTGACAAACTACAGTGTCAATAAAAAGAACGCTGAGTACCAGCCCAATGCAGATGAAACGGCCTGCCAGGGCCACAAATG GGCACTGAAGGCTTTATGGAACTACCTGATCCAGAAGGGAGTCAATAGTGATGCCATCTGGGAGAAGATAAAGGATGTGGTTGTCAAAACCATCATCTC GTCAGAACCATATGTGACCAGCCTGCTGAAGATGTACGTGCGGCGACCTTACAGCTGCCATGAGCTCTTCGGTTTCGACATCATGCTGGACGAGAACCTCAAGCCCTGGGTCCTGGAAGTGAACATCTCCCCGAG CCTCCATTCCAACTCTCCTCTGGACATCAGCATCAAAGGCCAGATGATCCGTGACCTTCTGAACCTGGCAGGCTTTGTTCTGCCCAACGCAGAGGACATCGTTTCCAGCTCCAGCAGCTCCAGCAGCTCCACCACCAG CCTGCCCATCTCCCCCAGAGACAAATGTCAAATGGCCCCAGAGCACTTCACTGCACAGAAGATGAAGAAAGCCTATTACCTGTCCCAGAAAACTCCTGATCAG GACTTCTACGCGTCAGTGCTGGATGTCCTGACACCAGATGACGTTCGGGTTCTGGTCGAGATGGAAGATGAGTTTTCTCGCCGGGGTCAATTTGAACGAATTTTTCCTTCTCGAATTTCTTCTCGCTATCTCCGCTTTTTTGAGCAGCCACGATATTTCAACATTCTCACCACCCAATGGGAACAGAAGTACCATGGCAACAAGCTCAAAG GAGTAGATCTGCTTCGGAGTTGGTGCTACAAAGGGTTCCACACAGGAGCCATCTCTGATTCTGCTCCACTG TGGTCTCTCCCAACGTCACTTCTGACTGGCTCAAAGGGTGACACGACGCTCAGTGCTTGCTCCAAATCAGAGACTGGCAAGCTGGG gaATCCCATTTCTTCAAAGGACAGTGAGGACACCAGCAAAGAGCCCAGCCTCTCCACCCACAAGTACTCTGGGCAGACTTTGACACTGTctgcttcccccacctcccaatcAACCAGTGACTCCCTCCTGGCTGCTGTGAGCCCATGA